CCAACATTTTACAGTAACCCCGCAAGAGAGGTTGCACATCGAGGGAAGCTTGCGCCCGAGCGCAGACATTATCCCTAAGATAGCTAGTTAACCTCTGGGAAGCGTATTGTTCGTAATCTTGACGATTGGGGTTAGTTGTCAGCAATATCCCCGCAATTCCCCCTAAAACCACTCCTACCACCACTCCCCCTAACCGTGCCAATTTCATAAGCTCTCAAATCATCACTCACTTACCCTAACCATAGCCCGAATTGAGGATAAAAAACCTGTTGCCAACCATTCGTTTTGTGCTATACTAGGGAAGGTGTGCGGCGAGCGTAGCCAAGTGGTTAAGGCAGTGGATTGTGGTTCCACCACTCGGGGGTTCGAGTCCCCTCGTTCGCCCTCTTATGAACTACTCCCATCCGCTAGGTAGTTACCCGGGGTCTCCTGTCTCCGATCTCAAAAATGGAAATTAATTTGGCACGACTACTTAACAAATTATTGCGATCGCTTGCCATTAACTAACTTTCAGCGATAATCTAAAGTCAGAGTCGATCGGGAGATAAGATCATGAACTTTCGTCTAGTTCTATTTTCAGGCCTAGTCACCGCTTTAGTTGGGGCAGGTATCGGTTATGGCATTAGCCGCATTGAACGCAATCCCAGCCAAGTCAACTATAAAAATCCCTATAACTATCAAATCATCTATAGACGTTATTTGACCGGTGCCGGGGCAGCCCTGGGCTTCTGTGTGGGTGCGAGTTTGCAAATGGTCAAAGAACTCAAAGAAGCCAGAGATAGAGAAATGGGCATCCTAGATGATGGGTCAGAATTCTAGTCTTTTGGGGCTAATTCCTCAAGAATGATGAATTGAACGTGATTAATCGCTAAATCGCCGATGGGAACTTGGGTTTTTAACACCGGTTGTCCTTCACTTAGCATTCGTTCAAAGGGGATATCTTTGGCAATTTCCGTGTGATACCAAGCTAAACCCATAAAGAAACGATTGGGATAGGGACCACCTTCAAAAATATCATCGGGATTGGACTCCATGGGAACCCAACCGATAGAGGGAAGATAAAATTCCATCCAGACGTGATTGTAATCCGGTTCGAGGGGTAAATTACGTTCAAGGGGATGGGGTGGGCATTTATAGCGTCCTACCGTGCGACAGGCAATACCATTGAGACGACACAAAGCCAATAATAAACCCACATATTCGCCACAGGAACCCACTCCGCGCCGCAGGGCAATATCGGGGGTGTCGATGTTGGGTTTGATGCCGTAGGAAAGCTGATCATAGACGTAATTACGAATACTATAAACTTTTCTGAGTAGATTGGTTTCCCGACCGATCGCTTCTTCGGCAGCATTGAGGATAATTTCTGTATTCATAGCCAGATCATCATTATCGATCAAATAGCGATCGGGAAAATCGGCGGGTAAGGTGGGTAAATCTTCGCAATCTTTGGGA
This Microcystis wesenbergii NRERC-220 DNA region includes the following protein-coding sequences:
- a CDS encoding DUF4359 domain-containing protein; this encodes MKLARLGGVVVGVVLGGIAGILLTTNPNRQDYEQYASQRLTSYLRDNVCARAQASLDVQPLLRGYCKMLVDTGQPFLQEAIASKTTRKNFLIFSVYQTELWFPPPLPSYHFSSVGFLNKLYIYEALEL